The following are encoded in a window of Mustelus asterias chromosome 11, sMusAst1.hap1.1, whole genome shotgun sequence genomic DNA:
- the LOC144500998 gene encoding eukaryotic translation initiation factor 1b-like gives MSACQNLHSFDPFADALKRDDLLPSGTEDYIHIRIQQRNGRKTLTTVQGIADEYDKKKLVKHFKKQFACNGTVIEHPEYGEVIQLQGDQRKNICKFLVEVGIVKEEQLKVHGF, from the exons ATGTCCGCCTGTCAGAACCTGCACAGTTTCG ATCCCTTTGCTGATGCACTCAAGCGTGATGACCTGCTCCCGTCTGGGACTGAAGACTACATACATATAAGGATTCAGCAAAGGAACGGCAGGAAAACCCTCACTACTGTCCAGGGAATTGCTGATGAGTATGACAAAAAGAAACTCGTCAAACACTTCAAAAAG caatttgccTGCAATGGTACTGTGATTGAACATCCTGAATACGGAGAGGTAATCCAACTTCAGGGGGACCAACGCAAGAACATCTGCAAGTTCCTGGTTGAG GTTGGCATCGTTAAGGAAGAGCAGCTCAAGGTCCATGGGTTCTAA